agagaaaaaaaatggagcttcttatgaagaaaaatggagtcaatgcccaaaaaaaaagaagaagaaaatcatATAGATCCAACTCAATCCATTAAATGGAGGGAAGAGAAAATAACGTAGCAGGAATATGCAAAAAGCTGGAATAAAGATTTGCTAACATTAATGATTACTCTTTTAAGaaataaagataaaagaaattcgattttttttctttccatgtGGTTAATTTTATTGGCAATTTCTTGACAAATATCTGTACCTACGTTTTTATAAGGGCTATGGCTggattttttctattttggcTTTGTTTGTTGGTGCAGAAAATTAATAAATTGGATGAATCGGTCAAATAAGGACTAAATTGGCCATGTAAATATAGTTGAGGGACTATTTCGAATACTAAAACTCTAAAAGGGCAAAGGACCTAGGATGTCACAAATAATTGCTGGCATACGGTTTCTTGCCAAGTACTCGCTCACTTTTTAATGGGCTGGAGAGAAAGGACTAATTATCATCAGAAAACATTACAACATAGGAGAATATGACTGAATGGTGAAATGAAATCCTAGGAGCATTGTAACAAGCCCAACATTTCAAACACTAGGAACTAGAAaaaacatcaaaatttcaaatgaacCAACAATGCAAATAAATTAACGAGGGGGACAAAGTCAGCATAAAATCACATTGCGATCGCTAATGAGTATCAAGAAGAACACTCTTTAAGACCTTAATATACTCGCTAGCTGGTTGCTCTGTTTGTTCGGAAAGACGGTTAAATCCTATGGCTTGAGTTGAGTTGGACGAGCTTTTCTATCAAATCGGCTGCGTCCTCGATAGTTGTAATGTTTTCAGAATTTTCATCCTCCACATTTATTCCAAATTCCTCTTCCAAACCCATGACGATTTCCACCTGAATCCAACCACCGTTGATTACATCAGAACGTCTCGAGTTAAAAATAGAGTCGCACCGGAAGAGTGCAGGATGATGATCACATGATCATCAACTAGCGAGCAAAAAAAACTCAAATCACGAAGGACACAGATGAGCTGCCTGCATGTATGCACATATATACCGTGTCAAGAGAATCAGCCCCGAGAGAAGCAAAAGTAGAATCTGGAGTAAGCTCAGTTTCAGCAGGCAAGGCCAATTGCTTCCTTACAATGTCACAGACTTTCTGCACTGTATCTGGCTTGGCCTGACAAAATTCCACAAGCAGTAGCCTTGATTAGCAGCACGTGCAAAGTCTTTAATTATAagcagacaaaaaaaaatgcacgcACCAAATCTCCAAATTAGTAGTAATACCATGCAAGAGACTTGAAATCGAGAGGTTCTGAGAGATGGGAAGGTAATGTTCTTAGTGCAGGCAGCGCCAATCATCCTGACAGATGCCGCCTGTCTGCTTATCTGTGCAAAATGCTAGAACCATTCAGATCAAGATTTGTGGGTCAAAATTTCGTGCATCAGATTCTGTGCGCTAGCTAGCTTAAATCTGCATCAGGCACCACCAGTGTATAGAAAGAACCGTATGCACTTTACGTAACCACTACACTAATTTAGTATTTTGATGACCAAAGCTCACAGCTGCAAAACCCCCCAACACTGATTCATTCAGCTAAGGCCATAGAGAAAGATCCCACAGCATATAGTATACATTTTTGTACTACTCATCAACAAGAATGACATATTTCACACTGAAACTTTATAGGAAAGcaagaatctttttttttttttatttgttggtACATTTTGAAATTTACCTGGTCCATCCGACCGAGAGGCGGAGAAGTGGTTAAAGGCCTGAAATTGAGCGAGGTTGCAGAGACGGTGGCCATCTTGGAAGCTGAAAGCCGCAGTGGacaggagaaagagagagagagagagagctgccAAATAGGAATGGTTAACGGATAAGGAAGCAGGGAAACTGGCAGCCCAACCGCTCGTAGCTTTGCCTACGTCCATCCATCTCAATCCACCCACCCACCCGATAGGATTTCGACACCTGTCCACTCACAAAATCTTTTCCAATGCAATGCAATATATTCTCTTGTAATCCTACTTGTAATCTTGTAATGCAATGctgtagtagtagtagtagtatttgtAATTGGTGGTtcaaagtatatatatatatttgtgatTCAAAGTAGTGCGTTCTGCTTCTTCAGGAAAACAAGAAGTTGGCCACGAGTACTTGTAAGCAGAGCAATTGAAGTGGAAATTTTTCTCGCGTACCCATTTACATGCAAGAAGCTGCTTTATACTGTTTATAGTTTATAACCGCCCCGGCCGGGAGGGACTTATCTAGGCCTGCTTTATGCTAAGCCGCTAGGCCTGCTTCACCAGGGCGCGCGCGCTTGTCAAGCCATTGGAAggaagattatttgaaataattatttttatattttttttgtaatgtgatgtatgtaaaataaaaagatgattgaaatcataaaatatatatatatatatatatatatatatttgtaatgca
This portion of the Coffea eugenioides isolate CCC68of chromosome 11, Ceug_1.0, whole genome shotgun sequence genome encodes:
- the LOC113753292 gene encoding acyl carrier protein 1, chloroplastic isoform X2, whose protein sequence is MATVSATSLNFRPLTTSPPLGRMDQISRQAASVRMIGAACTKNITFPSLRTSRFQVSCMAKPDTVQKVCDIVRKQLALPAETELTPDSTFASLGADSLDTVEIVMGLEEEFGINVEDENSENITTIEDAADLIEKLVQLNSSHRI
- the LOC113753292 gene encoding acyl carrier protein 1, chloroplastic isoform X1, translating into MATVSATSLNFRPLTTSPPLGRMDQHFAQISRQAASVRMIGAACTKNITFPSLRTSRFQVSCMAKPDTVQKVCDIVRKQLALPAETELTPDSTFASLGADSLDTVEIVMGLEEEFGINVEDENSENITTIEDAADLIEKLVQLNSSHRI
- the LOC113753292 gene encoding acyl carrier protein 1, chloroplastic isoform X3 is translated as MATVSATSLNFRPLTTSPPLGRMDQAKPDTVQKVCDIVRKQLALPAETELTPDSTFASLGADSLDTVEIVMGLEEEFGINVEDENSENITTIEDAADLIEKLVQLNSSHRI